From a single Mycolicibacterium moriokaense genomic region:
- a CDS encoding serine/threonine-protein kinase PknG: MAEPQSEEFDEAGPGTQPATLDEMEDSAATLRPMATQAVFRPHFDDDSEGLSVGTGDTEPHDHTTVTRALSRTRRLGGGLVEIPRVQAKDPLEALMSNPVVAESKRFCWNCGRPVGRSTEDGEALSEGWCPHCGSAYSFLPQLSPGDMVADQYEIKGCIAHGGLGWVYMALDHNVNERPVVLKGLVHSGDAEAQKIAMQERRFLAEVTHPGIVKIYNFVEHADKHGNPVGYIVMEYVGGTSLKQAKGEKVPVAQAIGYMLEILPALGYLHSIGLAYNDLKPENIMITEEQLKLIDLGAVSTINSFGYLYGTPGYQAPEIVRTGPTVATDIYTVGRTLAGLTLNMRTRKGRYIDGLPEDDPVLAEYDSYARLLRRAIDPDPRRRFASAEEMTSQLLGVLREVVAKDTGVPRPGLSTVFSPSRSTFGVDLLLAHTDVYLDGQVHSERLTAQEIVKALPVPLLDPTDVGATVLSATVLSQPVQTLDSLRAIRHGALDTEGIDLSESIDLPLMEVRALLDLGDVAKATRKLDDLAERVGWRWRLVWFRAVAALLTADYDSATKYFTEVLDTLPGELAPKLALAATAELAGAEVDEGPQRKFYDTVWSTDNGVISAGFGLARSESAAGDRDAAVRTLDQVPVMSRHFTTARLTSAVTLLSGRSTNEITEQHIRDAARRVEALPDTEPRVLQIRALVLGTAMDWLADNTASTNHILGFPFTEHGLQLGVEASLRALARVAPTQAHRYALVDLANSVRPTSTF; the protein is encoded by the coding sequence ATGGCCGAACCACAGTCTGAGGAATTCGACGAGGCCGGACCGGGAACCCAACCGGCCACCCTCGACGAGATGGAGGACAGCGCCGCCACCCTGCGACCGATGGCGACCCAGGCGGTCTTCCGTCCGCACTTCGACGATGACTCCGAGGGCTTGTCCGTCGGCACCGGCGACACCGAACCGCATGACCACACGACCGTGACGCGGGCGCTGTCGCGGACACGCCGTCTCGGCGGCGGCCTCGTGGAGATCCCTCGCGTGCAGGCGAAGGATCCGCTCGAGGCGTTGATGAGCAATCCGGTGGTCGCCGAGTCGAAGCGGTTCTGCTGGAACTGTGGCCGCCCCGTCGGCCGCTCCACCGAGGACGGTGAGGCGCTGTCCGAGGGCTGGTGCCCGCACTGCGGAAGCGCGTATTCCTTTCTGCCGCAGCTGAGCCCGGGCGACATGGTGGCCGACCAGTACGAGATCAAGGGGTGCATCGCCCACGGCGGACTCGGCTGGGTGTACATGGCGCTCGACCACAACGTCAACGAACGACCGGTCGTGCTCAAGGGTTTGGTGCACTCCGGTGATGCCGAGGCGCAGAAGATCGCGATGCAGGAACGCCGGTTCCTCGCCGAGGTCACCCATCCGGGGATCGTGAAGATCTACAACTTCGTCGAGCACGCGGACAAGCACGGCAACCCGGTCGGCTACATCGTGATGGAGTACGTCGGCGGCACGTCGCTCAAGCAGGCCAAGGGCGAGAAGGTGCCGGTCGCCCAGGCCATCGGCTACATGCTCGAAATCCTGCCCGCCCTGGGCTATCTGCACTCGATCGGGCTTGCGTACAACGACCTGAAACCCGAGAACATCATGATCACCGAGGAGCAGCTCAAGCTGATCGACCTCGGTGCGGTGTCCACCATCAACTCGTTCGGGTACCTCTACGGCACTCCCGGCTACCAGGCCCCGGAGATCGTGCGCACCGGGCCGACGGTCGCGACCGACATCTACACCGTCGGCCGCACCCTGGCGGGGCTGACGCTGAACATGCGCACCCGCAAGGGCCGATACATCGACGGCCTGCCAGAGGACGATCCGGTGCTCGCGGAATACGACTCGTACGCGAGGCTGTTGCGCCGCGCGATCGATCCGGATCCGCGCAGGAGATTCGCCAGCGCAGAGGAGATGACGAGTCAGCTGCTCGGCGTCCTGCGCGAGGTCGTCGCCAAGGACACCGGGGTTCCCCGGCCCGGTCTTTCGACGGTGTTCTCCCCTTCGCGTTCGACGTTCGGCGTTGACCTGCTGCTCGCGCACACCGACGTCTACCTCGACGGCCAGGTGCACTCGGAGCGCTTGACCGCGCAGGAGATCGTCAAGGCCCTGCCGGTACCCCTGCTCGACCCGACCGATGTCGGCGCGACGGTGTTGTCGGCGACCGTGCTGTCGCAGCCCGTGCAGACGCTGGATTCGTTGCGCGCCATACGACATGGTGCGCTTGATACGGAGGGCATCGACCTGTCGGAGTCGATCGACCTGCCGCTGATGGAGGTACGCGCGCTGCTGGACCTCGGCGACGTCGCCAAGGCCACCCGCAAGCTCGACGATCTGGCGGAGCGCGTCGGCTGGCGCTGGCGACTGGTGTGGTTCCGCGCCGTGGCGGCGCTGCTGACTGCCGACTACGACTCCGCCACAAAGTATTTCACCGAGGTGCTCGATACCCTGCCGGGTGAGCTGGCGCCCAAACTCGCGCTGGCCGCCACTGCGGAACTCGCGGGTGCCGAGGTCGACGAAGGTCCGCAGCGCAAGTTCTACGACACCGTGTGGTCCACCGACAACGGCGTCATCTCGGCCGGGTTCGGCCTGGCGCGCTCGGAGTCGGCGGCAGGCGACCGTGACGCCGCCGTCCGGACCCTGGACCAGGTGCCCGTGATGTCACGGCACTTCACCACCGCGCGACTGACCAGCGCCGTGACGCTGCTGTCCGGGCGCTCGACCAACGAGATCACCGAACAACACATCCGCGACGCGGCCCGTCGCGTCGAGGCGTTGCCCGACACCGAGCCGCGGGTGCTGCAGATCCGCGCGCTGGTCCTCGGCACCGCGATGGACTGGCTGGCGGACAACACAGCGAGCACCAACCACATCCTCGGCTTCCCGTTCACCGAGCACGGGCTTCAGCTCGGCGTCGAGGCGTCGCTGCGCGCCCTTGCGCGCGTCGCGCCCACCCAGGCGCACCGCTACGCGCTGGTCGATCTGGCCAACAGCGTGCGCCCGACTTCCACGTTCTGA
- the pta gene encoding phosphate acetyltransferase has product MPAKPNSGIYIASPEGDTGKSTIALGILHRLAATVAKVGVFRPITRLGEERDYILELLLSQATAGLSYEECVGVSYQQLHEDPDSAIGDIVDRYHRVADQCDAVLIVGSDYTDVAAPSELSTNARIAANLGAPVVLAVKAKDRSPEQVAQITDVCLAEIRAQHAHTAAVVANRCDPSAMAAVAAALEPFGPKCYVLPEEPLLVAPSVAELQVAVEGTVIAGDPALLSREAMHVLVAGMTAEHVLERLKEGVAVITAGDRSDVVLAVVSAHAAAGFPSLSCLILNGGLELHPSIASLVSGLDLRVPIIATRFGTFETASRVAATRGRVTATSLRKIDTALALMEEYVDTADLLAQLSIAIPSVVTPQMFTYQLLDWARSDRKHIVLPEGDDDRILTAAGRLLARGVADLTILGEEARIRARAAELGLDLSSATVLNPQTSELCDQFAEQYAELRKRKGVTVEQAREIIHDVSYFGTMLVHNDMVDGMVSGARHTTAHTVRPAFEIIKTLPDVSTVSSIFLMCLSDRVLAYGDCAIVPDPTAEQLADIAISSARTAARFGIDPRVAMLSYSTGTSGTGADVDKVRTATELVRQREPDLLVDGPIQYDAAVEPSVAKTKMPDSKVAGRATVLIFPDLNTGNNTYKAVQRSAGAIAIGPVLQGLRKPVNDLSRGALVEDIVNTVAITAIQAQAL; this is encoded by the coding sequence GTGCCCGCCAAGCCGAATTCCGGGATCTACATCGCTTCACCCGAGGGCGACACGGGTAAGTCGACGATCGCGCTGGGAATTCTGCATCGATTGGCGGCGACGGTGGCAAAGGTCGGCGTGTTCCGGCCGATCACCCGCCTCGGCGAGGAGCGCGACTACATCCTCGAGCTCCTGCTCTCCCAGGCGACAGCGGGGCTGTCCTATGAGGAGTGCGTCGGAGTCAGTTACCAGCAGCTGCACGAAGACCCCGACTCCGCCATCGGTGACATCGTCGACCGCTACCACCGGGTGGCCGACCAGTGCGACGCGGTCCTCATCGTCGGCAGCGACTACACCGACGTCGCCGCACCCAGCGAGCTGTCGACCAACGCGCGCATCGCGGCCAATCTCGGTGCACCCGTCGTCCTGGCGGTGAAAGCCAAGGACCGCAGCCCCGAGCAGGTCGCGCAGATCACCGACGTCTGTCTGGCCGAGATCCGTGCCCAGCACGCGCACACCGCGGCGGTGGTGGCCAACCGCTGCGACCCGAGCGCGATGGCAGCCGTCGCGGCGGCGCTCGAGCCGTTCGGCCCGAAGTGCTACGTGCTACCCGAGGAACCGCTGTTGGTCGCCCCGTCGGTCGCCGAGCTACAGGTAGCCGTCGAGGGCACCGTGATCGCGGGCGATCCCGCGCTGCTGTCACGCGAGGCGATGCATGTGCTGGTGGCGGGCATGACCGCCGAGCACGTGCTCGAGCGGCTCAAGGAAGGCGTGGCCGTCATCACGGCCGGCGACCGCTCCGACGTCGTCCTCGCCGTCGTGAGTGCCCATGCCGCAGCGGGCTTTCCGTCGCTGAGCTGCCTCATCCTCAATGGCGGACTGGAGCTGCACCCGTCGATCGCATCGCTGGTGTCCGGGCTGGACCTGCGAGTGCCGATCATCGCGACGAGGTTCGGCACCTTCGAGACGGCCAGCCGGGTGGCGGCGACGCGGGGCCGGGTCACGGCCACCTCGCTGCGCAAGATCGACACCGCGCTCGCGCTGATGGAGGAGTACGTCGACACCGCGGATCTACTGGCGCAGTTGAGCATTGCGATTCCGTCGGTGGTGACCCCGCAGATGTTCACCTACCAGCTGCTGGACTGGGCGCGCTCGGACCGCAAGCACATTGTGCTGCCGGAGGGCGACGACGATCGCATCCTCACCGCGGCGGGCCGCCTGCTTGCGCGCGGCGTCGCCGATCTGACCATCCTCGGCGAGGAAGCCCGGATCCGGGCGCGCGCAGCCGAACTCGGCCTCGACCTGTCGTCGGCAACGGTACTCAACCCGCAGACCAGCGAGCTCTGTGACCAGTTCGCCGAACAGTACGCAGAACTCCGAAAGCGCAAGGGGGTGACGGTCGAGCAGGCCCGCGAGATCATCCACGACGTGTCGTACTTCGGCACCATGTTGGTGCACAACGACATGGTGGACGGCATGGTGTCGGGCGCCAGGCACACCACCGCCCACACCGTGCGGCCCGCGTTCGAGATCATCAAGACGCTGCCCGACGTATCGACGGTGTCGAGCATCTTCCTGATGTGCCTGTCGGACCGCGTACTCGCCTACGGCGACTGCGCGATCGTGCCGGATCCGACGGCCGAACAGCTCGCCGACATCGCGATCTCCTCGGCACGCACCGCAGCCAGGTTTGGCATCGACCCGCGCGTCGCCATGCTGTCGTATTCGACCGGCACCAGCGGAACCGGCGCGGATGTCGACAAGGTCAGGACCGCAACGGAACTCGTACGCCAGCGGGAACCCGACCTGTTGGTCGACGGGCCGATCCAGTACGACGCCGCGGTCGAACCGTCGGTGGCCAAGACGAAGATGCCCGACTCCAAGGTCGCCGGGCGTGCGACCGTGTTGATCTTCCCCGACCTCAACACGGGCAACAACACCTACAAGGCGGTGCAGCGAAGCGCGGGCGCGATCGCGATCGGACCGGTCCTGCAGGGCCTGAGGAAACCAGTGAACGATCTGTCGAGGGGTGCATTGGTCGAGGACATCGTGAACACCGTTGCCATCACCGCGATCCAGGCGCAGGCCCTATGA
- a CDS encoding ArnT family glycosyltransferase translates to MTAPARRWGIALFAVLTAFYFAVGAVLILRYNMFDPDAPSRVANAGYVVMSRHPHLSAIGFVWNPLPSLVEVPVLQLSHWWPELKTHGLAGVAQSALFMAGAAVMVRRIALDRGVGDVWRWLAVACFALQPMIIIYGASGMSEAAQVFCVLWCARHLMQWVSKRRVGDLGWAGVALGVGYLARYEIVAAACGAALLVAVIAFRRSERGNRLNSAVLAVIIVLFPLAAALAIWAFTGWVVSGEAFATLTSQYGNGSQVAAAAERAGPHMKAASDDWVVISARILGMQPFVGLASAGAVVLAVLCRKADALVPVFTFGPILAFAAWSQYSSTTFGWFRFYLLAVPLVVCIALASWEPVASAARAARAWWRADSIPSRVGAGLLCASLTVGLPVTVLAMSNERIGNQQLQYGLKSLIYPEDYPPTEQWYRRLMVNDRSLAQYFDRKHLPEGSVLMDTFNTWGVWLASKNPKQFVITSDYDFTAVMNRPWDFGVQYIVASNPAISQADALNIRYPSLWADGAGLGTLVHSVYGATGDERFRIYRTTGRPAPPSAQTTG, encoded by the coding sequence ATGACGGCACCGGCAAGGCGTTGGGGCATCGCGCTTTTCGCGGTCCTCACCGCGTTCTACTTCGCCGTCGGTGCGGTGCTCATTCTGCGGTACAACATGTTCGACCCGGATGCGCCGAGCCGGGTGGCCAACGCCGGATATGTGGTGATGAGTCGCCACCCCCACCTCTCCGCTATCGGATTCGTCTGGAACCCGCTGCCCAGCCTTGTCGAAGTGCCCGTACTGCAGCTCAGCCACTGGTGGCCGGAGCTGAAGACGCACGGGCTCGCCGGAGTGGCGCAGAGCGCCCTGTTCATGGCGGGTGCGGCGGTGATGGTTCGGCGGATCGCGCTGGACCGCGGCGTCGGCGACGTATGGCGCTGGCTCGCAGTGGCGTGCTTCGCGCTGCAGCCCATGATCATCATCTACGGCGCCTCCGGGATGAGCGAAGCCGCGCAGGTGTTCTGCGTGCTGTGGTGTGCCCGTCACTTGATGCAGTGGGTGAGCAAGCGGCGGGTGGGCGATCTCGGTTGGGCGGGAGTCGCTTTGGGCGTCGGCTACCTGGCTCGGTACGAGATCGTCGCCGCCGCCTGCGGCGCCGCCCTTTTGGTCGCCGTGATCGCCTTCCGCCGTTCCGAACGCGGCAACCGGCTCAACTCCGCGGTTCTCGCCGTGATCATCGTGCTGTTCCCCCTCGCGGCGGCACTCGCGATATGGGCGTTCACCGGGTGGGTGGTCTCCGGTGAGGCGTTCGCGACGCTGACGTCGCAGTACGGCAACGGAAGTCAGGTGGCCGCCGCCGCCGAACGCGCGGGCCCGCATATGAAGGCCGCCTCCGACGACTGGGTCGTTATCTCCGCCCGAATACTGGGGATGCAGCCGTTCGTCGGGCTGGCATCTGCGGGCGCGGTGGTGCTCGCAGTACTGTGCAGGAAAGCCGATGCGCTGGTCCCCGTCTTCACGTTCGGCCCGATCCTGGCCTTCGCGGCGTGGAGCCAATACTCGTCGACCACGTTCGGCTGGTTCCGTTTCTATCTGCTCGCCGTCCCGCTGGTGGTGTGCATCGCGTTGGCGTCCTGGGAGCCCGTTGCCTCTGCCGCGCGGGCTGCGCGCGCGTGGTGGCGGGCGGACAGCATCCCGAGCCGAGTGGGTGCGGGACTGCTGTGCGCGTCCCTGACGGTTGGACTGCCCGTGACGGTGCTGGCGATGTCGAACGAGCGGATCGGCAACCAGCAGTTGCAGTATGGGTTGAAGTCGCTCATCTATCCCGAGGACTATCCGCCCACCGAACAGTGGTACCGACGGCTGATGGTCAACGACCGCTCGTTGGCGCAATACTTCGATCGTAAGCACCTGCCTGAGGGGTCCGTCCTGATGGACACCTTCAACACGTGGGGTGTCTGGCTGGCGTCGAAGAACCCGAAACAGTTCGTCATCACAAGCGATTACGACTTCACCGCGGTGATGAACCGGCCGTGGGACTTCGGCGTGCAGTACATCGTCGCGAGCAATCCGGCGATCTCCCAAGCGGACGCGTTGAACATCCGCTATCCGTCGCTGTGGGCGGACGGTGCCGGCCTCGGCACACTGGTGCACTCCGTCTACGGCGCTACGGGCGACGAACGGTTCCGCATCTACCGCACCACGGGGCGTCCGGCCCCGCCGAGTGCTCAGACCACCGGATAA
- a CDS encoding acetate kinase, which yields MNRVLVVNSGSSSLKYAVVDADSGDTIADGIVERIGEEDGGVPDHAAALQAAFDELDDDMTGLVAVGHRVVHGGPDLYEPTLVDDAVVARIDELSPLAPLHNPPALLGIEVARRALPDLPHIAVFDTAFFHDLPPAAATYAIDRDLAAKWGIRRYGFHGTSHQYVSEQAAEFLGAPLDSLRQIVLHLGNGASASVIVGGRPVETSMGLTPMEGLVMGTRSGDLDPGIYAYLWRTAKMSVDDIESMLNRRSGMLGLGGHIDFRVVHRQIASGDAAAQLAYDVYIHRLRKYIGAYLAVLGTADVITFTAGVGENDAAVRRDALSGMTALGVELDEQLNADPRREARRISTDDSATTVLVIPTDEELAIARACVSLLTNRS from the coding sequence ATGAACCGCGTGCTGGTCGTCAACTCCGGGTCCTCGTCGTTGAAATACGCGGTCGTCGATGCGGATTCGGGCGACACCATCGCCGACGGCATCGTCGAGCGCATCGGAGAAGAGGACGGGGGAGTCCCCGATCACGCCGCCGCACTGCAGGCCGCCTTCGACGAGCTGGACGACGACATGACCGGACTGGTCGCGGTGGGGCACCGGGTGGTGCACGGCGGGCCGGACCTGTACGAGCCCACGCTCGTGGATGACGCCGTGGTAGCCAGGATCGACGAGCTATCTCCGCTTGCGCCGCTGCACAATCCGCCCGCGCTGCTCGGCATCGAGGTCGCGCGCCGCGCACTTCCCGACCTGCCGCACATCGCCGTGTTCGACACCGCCTTCTTCCATGACCTGCCGCCGGCGGCGGCGACCTATGCGATCGACCGTGATCTCGCCGCCAAGTGGGGCATTCGGCGGTACGGCTTCCACGGCACCTCGCACCAGTACGTCAGCGAGCAGGCGGCCGAATTCCTTGGCGCCCCACTGGATTCGCTACGCCAGATCGTGCTGCACCTCGGCAACGGCGCATCGGCATCGGTGATCGTCGGCGGCCGGCCGGTGGAGACATCGATGGGTCTGACGCCGATGGAGGGCCTGGTGATGGGCACGCGCTCGGGCGACCTCGACCCCGGGATCTACGCCTATCTGTGGCGCACCGCGAAGATGAGCGTCGACGACATCGAGTCGATGCTCAACCGGCGCTCCGGGATGCTGGGTCTCGGCGGCCACATCGACTTCCGCGTGGTCCATCGGCAGATCGCATCAGGTGATGCGGCAGCACAATTGGCCTACGACGTGTACATCCACCGGCTGCGCAAGTACATCGGCGCCTACCTCGCCGTGCTGGGCACCGCCGACGTCATCACCTTCACCGCGGGTGTCGGCGAGAACGACGCCGCCGTCCGGCGCGACGCACTGAGCGGCATGACCGCATTGGGTGTCGAACTCGACGAACAACTCAACGCCGACCCCCGCAGGGAGGCGCGCCGGATTTCGACGGACGATTCGGCCACCACGGTGCTGGTGATTCCCACCGACGAAGAACTGGCGATCGCCCGAGCCTGCGTGTCGCTGCTTACGAACCGGAGTTGA
- a CDS encoding STAS domain-containing protein, whose translation MSTSTSRVFRPDPESIGRREVHHRAIFTAHFDAPSTVTVTVEGEVDASNSRELANYVQRHIAGATHLVVDLRLVDFLGTAGFAALHNINVICCGADATWVLQAGRQVRRLLEICDPEGVLPLERSLSLLNSGS comes from the coding sequence ATGAGCACAAGCACCTCCCGGGTATTCCGGCCGGACCCCGAGTCAATCGGCAGGCGCGAGGTGCACCACCGCGCGATCTTCACCGCCCACTTTGACGCACCGTCGACGGTCACCGTCACTGTCGAGGGTGAGGTGGACGCGTCGAACAGCCGGGAGCTCGCCAACTACGTCCAACGTCATATCGCGGGTGCCACGCACCTCGTCGTCGACCTGCGGTTGGTCGACTTTCTGGGCACCGCCGGATTCGCGGCGCTGCACAACATCAACGTGATCTGCTGTGGTGCCGACGCCACCTGGGTGTTGCAGGCAGGACGGCAGGTGCGCCGGTTGCTCGAGATCTGCGATCCCGAAGGAGTGCTACCGCTCGAGCGGTCGCTGTCACTGCTCAACTCCGGTTCGTAA
- a CDS encoding glycosyltransferase, giving the protein MSARTLLGRTSLIILAILAAVLITVIIFWPHDIPPLITGSIALLYLCSTIDRNYLVLRGLKSSALIRVSDDEARMLTDGELPVYTVLLPVYDEPAIVSNLINGVGKLDYPSDKLEILLLVEEDDIATQNALFDADLRSVRIVLVPHSLPKTKPKACNYGMSLPDLRGELVTIYDAEDIPDPLQLRRAVVAFRRTPPDVGCLQARLAYFNERQNLLTRWFSLEYDQWFGVVLPAVDELRCVVPLGGTSNHMSTRVWREIGGWDEFNVTEDADLGVRLARHGYRTLILDSITLEEANSDVVNWIRQRSRWYKGYLQTMMVHLRTPADLRKTVGTKATLRLVNMTGGVPLTAAINLVFWFIMVVWVLGRPQFVTELFPPITYYICLALFIVGAPLSVFVGLIATQALGKPYLWWAALLAPMYWVLQSIAALKALYQFVFRPFFWEKTVHGLTHQAASTPTSGGN; this is encoded by the coding sequence ATGTCGGCACGCACACTGCTCGGGCGCACCTCGCTGATCATCCTCGCCATCCTGGCGGCGGTGCTCATCACCGTCATCATCTTCTGGCCGCACGACATACCCCCGCTGATCACCGGGTCGATCGCGCTGCTGTATCTCTGCTCGACGATCGACCGCAACTATCTCGTGCTCAGGGGTCTGAAGTCCTCGGCCCTGATCCGCGTCAGCGACGACGAGGCGAGGATGCTGACCGACGGGGAACTGCCGGTCTACACCGTCCTGCTGCCCGTCTACGACGAACCGGCCATCGTCTCCAATCTCATCAATGGCGTGGGCAAGCTCGACTACCCGAGCGACAAGCTCGAGATCCTGCTGCTGGTGGAAGAGGACGATATCGCCACGCAGAACGCACTTTTCGATGCGGACCTGCGTTCCGTGCGGATCGTCCTGGTGCCCCACAGCCTGCCCAAGACGAAGCCCAAGGCGTGCAACTACGGTATGTCTCTGCCCGATCTGCGGGGCGAGCTGGTGACGATCTACGACGCCGAGGACATTCCCGACCCCCTGCAGCTGCGACGCGCGGTCGTCGCTTTCCGCCGCACCCCACCCGACGTGGGCTGCCTGCAGGCGCGGCTCGCGTACTTCAACGAGCGCCAGAACCTGCTCACCCGGTGGTTTTCGCTGGAGTATGACCAGTGGTTCGGAGTCGTGTTGCCCGCCGTCGACGAGCTGCGGTGCGTGGTGCCGCTGGGCGGAACGTCCAACCACATGTCGACCAGGGTGTGGCGCGAGATCGGTGGCTGGGACGAGTTCAACGTCACCGAGGATGCCGACCTGGGTGTTCGCCTGGCCCGACACGGCTACCGGACACTCATTCTCGACTCGATCACGTTGGAGGAAGCCAACTCTGACGTGGTCAACTGGATCAGGCAGCGGTCCCGTTGGTACAAGGGTTACCTGCAGACCATGATGGTCCACCTGCGGACACCGGCCGACCTGCGAAAGACAGTCGGTACCAAGGCGACGCTGCGGCTGGTCAACATGACCGGCGGAGTGCCACTGACCGCCGCCATCAACCTGGTCTTCTGGTTCATCATGGTGGTGTGGGTGCTCGGCAGGCCCCAATTCGTGACCGAGCTCTTCCCGCCGATCACCTATTACATCTGCCTGGCGCTGTTCATCGTCGGCGCACCGCTTTCGGTCTTCGTCGGGCTGATCGCCACCCAGGCACTCGGCAAGCCCTACCTGTGGTGGGCCGCGCTCCTGGCGCCCATGTATTGGGTGCTGCAGTCGATTGCCGCGTTGAAAGCCCTGTACCAGTTCGTTTTCCGGCCGTTCTTCTGGGAGAAGACGGTGCATGGTCTCACCCACCAGGCAGCCTCGACCCCAACCTCTGGAGGAAACTGA